One genomic region from Gossypium hirsutum isolate 1008001.06 chromosome D13, Gossypium_hirsutum_v2.1, whole genome shotgun sequence encodes:
- the LOC107919403 gene encoding pEARLI1-like lipid transfer protein 2, with product MASFNCFTLAFFMALSFSSINVGLAARHLLQLPNLPQPTIPTLPTTQPSLPFPRMPFPTTLPTLPITLPPLPNMPSIPTMIPSIPFFSPPPSKTSP from the coding sequence ATGGCCTCTTTCAATTGCTTTACATTGGCTTTCTTCATGGCATTGTCATTTTCAAGCATCAACGTTGGCCTAGCGGCTCGTCACCTCCTTCAGCTGCCCAATCTGCCACAGCCGACGATCCCCACATTGCCCACAACGCAACCATCTTTGCCATTTCCTAGGATGCCGTTTCCCACTACCCTTCCAACTTTGCCTATTACATTACCGCCATTGCCGAACATGCCTTCAATCCCAACTATGATCCCATCTATCCCATTCTTCTCTCCACCACCTTCTAAAACTAGCCCTTGA